Proteins encoded together in one Vigna angularis cultivar LongXiaoDou No.4 chromosome 5, ASM1680809v1, whole genome shotgun sequence window:
- the LOC108319597 gene encoding scarecrow-like protein 34: MEPNFLSDDLFDESESISYLSESLGFARMDPSPEDNDFSETVKFISQILMEENVQQQNPFYDSLTLQVTEKSFYDTLVGNLSPNQHALVLSPQAETTTTNNNNSSFLDEYFPSPDSASASACALQFNPHTLSQPPSFTVSHGFSDLDSSIVKLLAQNMFNDADSVSQFRRGLEEATKFLPFGPELVTGLHSNGEEQINSFGVNFKSRKNHERQERDTTEEEEGRSSKQSTLSLVDESDISDAIDRVFLSVENVGSEHNSLQSGAVKGEERDGGKDRSKKKGRKKETVDLRNLLQMCAQSVYANDIRAATELLKQIRQHSSPFGDASQRVAHYFANGLHARLVGAGSGGHEQFSFLNSQRITAAEYLKAYQVFLSSTPFKKFTYFFANTMIMEAAAKSETVHIIDFGILYGFQWPILIKFLSNREGGPPKLRITGIEFPQPGFRPSERIEETGHRLANYCKRYNVPFEYHAIASRNWETIQVEALKIESNEIVAVNCHMRFEHLLDESTVEVNSPRNAVLHLIRKINPDIFTQIIINGSYSSPFFTTRFKEALFHFSAVYDLFDTVIPRENDWRMTIESELLGREAVNVIACEGSDRVHRPETYKQWQVRNTRAGFKQLPLKEELMAKFRTKLKDYHRDFVFDEDNNWMIQGWKGRIFNASTCWVPT, encoded by the coding sequence ATGGAGCCCAACTTTCTCAGCGATGACCTGTTTGATGAATCGGAGAGCATATCATACCTCTCAGAATCACTTGGTTTTGCTAGAATGGATCCTTCACCAGAAGACAACGACTTCTCAGAAACCGTCAAGTTCATAAGCCAGATCCTCATGGAAGAGAACGTTCAGCAACAGAATCCATTCTATGATTCACTCACCTTGCAGGTTACCGAGAAGTCCTTCTATGATACTCTAGTGGGTAACCTTTCCCCTAATCAACACGCCCTTGTTCTCAGCCCCCAAGCTgaaaccaccaccaccaacaacaacaacagcagcTTTTTAGATGAATATTTCCCTTCTCCGGATTCTGCTTCTGCTTCTGCTTGTGCTCTTCAGTTTAACCCCCACACCCTTTCTCAGCCACCTTCATTTACTGTTAGTCATGGATTCTCAGATTTGGATTCTTCTATCGTCAAACTCCTGGCACAGAATATGTTCAACGATGCTGATTCTGTTTCCCAGTTCAGGAGAGGATTAGAGGAAGCTACCAAGTTTCTTCCTTTTGGCCCTGAGCTTGTTACTGGTCTCCATTCAAACGGTGAGGAACAGATCAATAGTTTTGGAGTTAATTTCAAGAGCAGAAAGAATCACGAGCGTCAAGAGAGAGATAccacagaagaagaagaagggagaaGTAGTAAGCAATCGACACTTAGCCTTGTTGATGAGAGTGACATTTCAGATGCTATAGATCGGGTGTTTCTGAGTGTGGAAAACGTGGGTAGTGAACACAATTCCTTGCAGAGTGGAGCAGTGAAAGGTGAGGAGCGAGATGGAGGGAAGGACCGATCAAAGAAAAAAGGGAGGAAGAAGGAAACTGTGGATTTGAGGAATCTTCTACAGATGTGTGCACAATCTGTGTATGCCAATGACATTAGAGCTGCCACCGAATTACTAAAGCAGATTCGGCAACACTCTTCTCCCTTTGGAGATGCATCGCAGAGGGTAGCTCACTACTTCGCCAATGGTCTTCATGCACGCTTGGTTGGGGCTGGTTCTGGCGGTCAtgaacaattttcttttctgaaCTCTCAGAGGATTACTGCTGCAGAGTACCTGAAGGCATATCAAGTGTTTCTATCTTCCACCCCTTTCAAAAAGTTTACATATTTCTTTGCGAACACAATGATTATGGAAGCTGCTGCAAAATCAGAAACCGTCCATATCATTGATTTTGGCATCCTGTATGGTTTCCAGTGGCCAATTCTTATAAAGTTTTTATCAAACAGAGAGGGTGGTCCTCCCAAGCTGAGGATCACAGGGATAGAGTTTCCCCAACCAGGCTTTCGTCCCTCGGAAAGGATTGAGGAGACGGGTCACCGTCTTGCTAACTATTGTAAGCGTTACAATGTTCCCTTTGAATACCATGCCATAGCATCAAGGAACTGGGAAACTATTCAGGTGGAAGCCCTTAAAATTGAGAGCAATGAGATAGTTGCTGTCAACTGTCACATGAGGTTTGAACATTTACTGGATGAGAGCACTGTTGAAGTTAACAGTCCTAGAAATGCAGTCCTGCATTTGATCAGGAAGATAAATCCGGATATCTTTACTCAGATCATTATTAATGGATCATATAGTTCCCCTTTCTTTACCACACGGTTTAAGGAGGCACTGTTCCATTTTTCTGCTGTTTATGATCTGTTTGACACTGTCATACCTCGTGAAAATGATTGGAGAATGACGATTGAGAGTGAGCTTTTGGGTCGGGAGGCTGTGAATGTTATAGCGTGTGAAGGTTCTGACAGGGTTCACAGACCTGAGACATACAAACAATGGCAAGTTAGGAATACAAGGGCTGGTTTCAAGCAGCTCCCATTGAAGGAGGAATTGATGGCCAAATTTAGGACTAAGTTAAAGGATTATCACAGAGATTTTGTCTTCGATGAAGATAACAATTGGATGATTCAAGGTTGGAAAGGCCGCATTTTTAATGCTTCCACTTGTTGGGTGCCCACATAA
- the LOC108319661 gene encoding scarecrow-like protein 14, whose protein sequence is MDPRFESNFINGFKPNNQVSNTVVVEDQFLVPVNGMMRPFEFGFRDNSLILQPDPNVAQNCVSFATDEESPLDEIDFSATVLRYINQMLMEEDLEAKSCMFHDSLALQAAEKSFYEAIGETHPSLIKTYHNVDSPEDSSFSDYGSSGTATSNGNSIESHWGNVDLTDYKPSILQTTFPTDFVFQASSIQSSMNTTINFSVNDSGFLHSSTAAGILDPTLFSKSESVLQFERGVEEANKFLPKGNPLVVDLESPSLRMVPHIQEEIKVERDEIFAELRGRKNHGREDEEADSQDGRSNKQSAVYIDDSEISELLDKVLLGTGCRKEPAPLCICYADLPNGASSSAQKKLEETNKSGGGKSRVKKQGNTKGVVDLRTLLILCAQAVSSDDRVSANELLKQIRQHTSPLGEGTQRLAHCFANALEARLAGTGTQIYTALSYKRNSAADMVKAYQMYISACPFKKLSIIFANHTILQLAMEVESLHIIDFGIRYGFQWPALIYRLSKRLGGPPKLRITGIELPQPGFRPAERVQQTGRRLARYCDRFKVPFEFNAIAQKWETIRVEDLKIKENELLAVNTMFRFQNLLDETVVLNSPRDAVLSLIRKANPTIFIHGTVNGSYNAPFFVTRFREALFHYSTLFDVLDTNVSREDPMRLMFEKEFFGRRVMNALACEGCERVERPETYKQWQVRNTRAGFRQLSLDKHLINKLRSKLKDIYHSDFMLLEDANFMLQGWKGRVVYASSCWVPA, encoded by the coding sequence ATGGATCCACGTTTCGAGTCCAATTTCATCAACGGTTTTAAACCTAACAACCAAGTGTCCAACACGGTTGTTGTAGAGGATCAGTTCCTTGTCCCTGTTAATGGGATGATGAGACCCTTCGAGTTTGGATTCAGGGATAACTCGTTAATTCTTCAACCTGATCCAAACGTTGCTCAGAACTGTGTTTCCTTTGCCACCGACGAGGAGTCTCCACTGGACGAGATTGATTTTTCTGCTACTGTCTTACGCTACATAAACCAAATGCTTATGGAAGAGGACTTGGAGGCGAAGTCGTGTATGTTTCATGATTCCTTGGCTCTCCAAGCTGCTGAGAAATCATTCTATGAGGCCATTGGTGAGACACACCCTTCTTTAATAAAAACCTATCACAACGTAGACAGCCCTGAGGACAGTAGTTTCAGTGATTATGGCAGCAGTGGTACAGCCACTAGTAATGGTAACTCGATTGAGTCTCATTGGGGTAACGTTGATCTTACTGACTATAAGCCTTCCATACTGCAAACCACTTTTCCCACTGACTTTGTTTTCCAGGCCAGTTCAATCCAATCTTCTATGAACACCACAATCAACTTCAGTGTTAACGATAGTGGATTCTTGCATAGTTCCACTGCGGCTGGAATTTTGGATCCAACCTTGTTTAGCAAGAGTGAATCTGTTCTGCAATTTGAGAGGGGTGTGGAGGAAGCCAACAAGTTCCTACCTAAAGGGAATCCTTTGGTTGTTGACTTGGAGAGCCCCTCTTTGAGGATGGTTCCACATATCCAAGAGGAAATTAAGGTAGAGAGAGATGAAATTTTTGCTGAGTTAAGAGGAAGGAAGAATCACGGGCGGGAAGATGAAGAAGCAGATTCGCAAGATGGGAGAAGCAACAAGCAGTCTGCTGTGTACATTGATGACAGTGAGATATCAGAATTGCTTGATAAGGTTCTGCTGGGCACTGGATGCAGAAAGGAGCCAGCTCCTTTGTGTATTTGTTACGCAGACCTTCCTAATGGAGCATCCTCGAGTGCACAGAAGAAATTAGAAGAAACAAACAAGTCTGGTGGTGGGAAGAGCCGTGTTAAGAAGCAAGGCAACACAAAAGGAGTTGTGGATCTGAGGACATTGTTGATTCTATGTGCACAAGCTGTTTCTTCTGATGATCGTGTGTCTGCTAATGAATTGCTGAAGCAGATAAGGCAACATACTTCTCCGCTGGGTGAGGGGACTCAGAGGCTGGCCCATTGCTTTGCAAATGCTCTTGAAGCACGTTTGGCTGGGACAGGCACTCAGATTTATACTGCTTTATCATACAAAAGAAACTCTGCAGCAGACATGGTGAAAGCTTACCAAATGTATATTTCGGCTTGTCCATTCAAGAAGCTATCTATCATTTTTGCAAACCATACAATTTTGCAGCTAGCCATGGAAGTTGAATCTCTTCACATTATAGACTTTGGCATCCGTTATGGCTTCCAATGGCCAGCTCTTATTTATCGTCTATCAAAACGACTTGGGGGACCTCCCAAGCTGCGGATAACAGGGATAGAACTCCCACAACCTGGTTTCAGGCCAGCAGAGAGAGTCCAGCAGACGGGACGTCGCCTTGCAAGATACTGTGATCGGTTTAAAGTTCCATTCGAGTTCAATGCCATTGCACAGAAATGGGAAACCATCAGAGTTGAGGACTTGAAGATAAAGGAAAATGAACTTCTTGCAGTGAATACTATGTTTAGATTTCAGAATCTACTTGATGAGACAGTTGTGTTGAATAGTCCCCGGGATGCTGTTTTAAGTTTAATAAGGAAGGCAAATCCCACTATCTTTATACATGGTACTGTCAATGGGAGCTACAATGCTCCATTCTTTGTAACACGGTTCCGGGAGGCCCTTTTCCATTATTCTACTTTGTTTGATGTGCTTGATACTAATGTGAGTCGTGAAGATCCAATGAGGTTGATGTTTGAGAAAGAGTTCTTTGGTCGGAGGGTAATGAATGCTTTAGCTTGTGAGGGTTGTGAGAGGGTTGAGAGGCCCGAGACATACAAGCAATGGCAGGTTAGGAACACGAGAGCTGGATTTAGGCAACTGTCCTTGGATAAACATCTCATCAACAAATTAAGATCCAAGTTGAAAGATATTTACCACAGTGATTTCATGCTTCTTGAAGATGCCAACTTTATGCTGCAAGGTTGGAAGGGCAGAGTAGTTTATGCTTCATCTTGTTGGGTGCCTGCATAG
- the LOC108319635 gene encoding telomere repeat-binding protein 5 isoform X2 produces MVLQNRIEYGFNGYQAPAMPRASRSVRRRAIFQRAEDKQKCSFDLLATVAGKLLQERENAAISSDTLSNKDQCRFVKDCHDANKPSKSELSDEGNCDKKSLNEFPHPSIDVHAKIASTVTSSSCIERFIAKKLVDGNSHIKMENVTSEVNLDSSGYPKESQFKIDGDTGKGKDGMHELEKIPIGSGIEMYSFGDTLDVNPPALISLGGSAKLSGYNDRIPCSLLSKGCDNVPVVSRDDDENSSGCTHPVNTKTKAFRPKNCIDDSGISKRLASNFQKVAQKPKYDTLSNRDPGIPSLEACQHQMSRRIGSHVKLRIKSFRVPELFIEVPETATIGSLKRTVMDAVTAVLGGELHIGVFLQGKKVRDDSKTLLQTGISHHNQFDALGFTLEPNSSQSLPIVCAAHSPCPGADVTPPVLRCPSSPVVIHQSIQGNSDTLPEHQVTSFGSQFESDNDSAPSPANTSVDKGMEDSKELVTVLEKGREELAMVSVPQKPRRSEMVQRRIRRPFSVDEVEALVQAVEKLGTGRWRDVKLCAFDNAKHRTYVDLKDKWKTLVHTARISPQQRRGEPVPQELLDRVLVAHAYWSHQQNKQQQKQHQETETVFSFNRKGQGLSSVSGHVDESVLVSDFCC; encoded by the exons ATGGTCCTACAGAACAGGATAGAGTACGGATTTAATGGCTACCAGGCTCCTGCCATGCCCCGAGCTTCTCGCTCAGTTAGG AGGAGGGCTATATTTCAAAGAGCGGAAGACAAGCAAAAGTGTTCATTTGACTTATTGGCCACCGTAGCTGGTAAACTATTACAAGAGAGAGAGAATGCAGCCATTTCTAGTGATACATTATCAAATAAGGATCAGTGTAGATTTGTCAAAGATTGCCATGATGCAAATAAACCATCCAAATCCGAGCTTTCTGACGAAGGAAATTGTGACAAAAAAAGTTTGAATGAATTCCCACATCCTTCAATTGATGTCCATGCAAAGATTGCTTCTACAGTAACAAGTTCTAGTTGCATAGAGAGGTTCATTGCAAAAAAATTGGTGGATGGAAATAGCCATATAAAAATGGAGAATGTTACTAGCGAAGTCAACTTAGATTCTTCGGGTTATCCAAAGGAAAGTCAGTTCAAGATAGATGGCGATACAGGTAAAGGAAAGGATGGGATGCATGAGTTGGAGAAGATACCCATTGGCAGTGGGATTGAGATGTACAGTTTTGGGGATACGCTGGATGTAAACCCTCCTGCGTTGATCAGTTTAGGTGGCAGTGCCAAATTGTCTGGGTATAATGATAGGATTCCCTGTAGCTTGTTGTCCAAAGGTTGTGACAATGTACCAGTAGTTAGTAGAGATGATGACGAAAACTCTTCTGGGTGTACTCACCCTGTTAATACTAAAACCAAGGCTTTTAGGCCGAAGAATTGTATAGATGATAGTGGAATAAGTAAAAGACTGGCTTCTAACTTTCAGAAAGTTGCTCAAAAGCCGAAGTATGACACACTTTCTAACCGTG ACCCTGGAATTCCATCCTTGGAAGCATGTCAACACCAGATGTCTCGACGAATAGGTTCTCATG TGAAGCTTAGGATCAAGTCATTTAGAGTGCCAGAGCTTTTTATAGAGGTTCCAGAAACTGCAACAATTGGGTCCTTGAAG AGGACAGTAATGGATGCAGTGACTGCTGTACTCGGAGGTGAATTGCATATTGGTGTTTTTCTCCAGGGAAAGAAAGTTAGGGATGATAGTAAAACACTACTTCAAACTGGAATTTCTCATCATAACCAGTTTGATGCTTTGGGTTTCACCTTGGAGCCTAATTCTTCACAAAGCCTACCGATTGTATGTGCTGCACATTCTCCCTGTCCCGGTGCTGACGTAACTCCGCCTGTATTAAG GTGTCCCTCTAGTCCAGTTGTAATTCATCAGAGCATTCAAGGCAATTCTGACACGTTACCTGAGCATCAAGTAACAAGTTTTGGTAGCCAATTTGAAAGTGATAATGATTCGGCACCTTCTCCTGCTAACACTTCTGTTGACAAAGGTATGGAAGATTCCAAAGAATTGGTTACTGTTCTTGAAAAGGGTAGGGAGGAACTAGCTATGGTATCTGTACCCCAGAAGCCAAGGCGATCAGAAATGGTACAGCGCCGAATCCGTAGGCCTTTCTCTGTAGATGAAGTAGAAGCACTGGTTCAAGCAGTTGAAAAACTAGGAACCGGAAG GTGGCGTGATGTTAAGCTTTGTGCTTTCGATAATGCTAAGCATCGGACATAtgtggatttgaag GATAAATGGAAAACACTAGTGCACACGGCCAGAATATCCCCACAGCAAAGAAGGGGTGAACCTGTTCCCCAAGAACTTTTGGACAGGGTTCTAGTGGCCCACGCATATTGGTCCCATCAGCAGAATAAGCAGCAGCAGAAGCAGCATCAGGAAACTGAAACCGTCTTCTCCTTCAATCGTAAGGGGCAAGGGTTGTCATCAGTCAGTGGCCATGTGGATGAGAGTGTTTTGGTTTCTGACTTTTGTTGTTAG
- the LOC108319659 gene encoding scarecrow-like protein 14, with product MEHPNFFFGEEEDDMAHLTDPLVFPTLDPSSRDPSLEDNDFSETAKFISQILMEENVEHKPFYDSLTLQVTEKSFYDALAGNLPPSPNQHPLAFSPEAETTTTTTTTASTSSNSSNNNFSDENSSELKLPSPDSVFKFNSRALSQPSPSITANHGLQDLDFSIAKLLSQNIFNDVDSVSQFRRGLEEASKFLPPGPNLVTGLGSNGEQAFNKFGDTSYGLSGKNHKRDERYAIEEEEEEEGRSNKQTALSHVDESDLSDAFDRVLLHEGNMCSQINSLPGGAVKVDEADGGKSRSRKKERNKETVDLRNLLLMCSQSVYANDNRTANELLKQIRQHSSPFGDASQRLAHYFANGLEARLVGDGTVAQGMYSFLTSKRSSAAEFLKAYQVFLSASPFKKFTYFFANKMIMKAAAKAETIHIIDFGILYGFHWPILIKFLSDREGGPPKLRITGIEFPQPGFRPSERIEETGHRLANYCKRYKVPFEYHAIASRNWETIQVEALKIESNEFVAVNCHMRFENLLDESIEVDSPRNAVLHLIKKINPNIFTQSITNGSYNAPFFATRFREALFHYSAIYDMCDTVMPRENEWRLMIERELLGREAMNVIACEGSERIERPETYKQWQARNTRAGFKQLPLNPELMTKFRTKLKEWYHRDFVFDEDNNWMLQGWKGRILYASTCWVPA from the coding sequence ATGGAGCACCCAAACTTCTTCTTCGGTGAAGAAGAGGATGACATGGCCCATCTCACAGACCCGCTTGTTTTTCCGACTTTGGATCCTTCTTCCAGAGACCCTTCGCTCGAAGACAACGACTTCTCAGAAACTGCAAAGTTCATCAGCCAGATCCTCATGGAAGAGAACGTCGAACACAAGCCATTCTACGACTCACTCACCTTGCAAGTTACCGAGAAATCCTTCTACGACGCTCTCGCCGGTAACCTACCTCCTTCCCCCAATCAACACCCCCTTGCTTTCAGTCCTGAAGCTgaaaccaccaccaccaccaccaccaccgccAGCACCAGCAGCAACAGCAGTAACAACAATTTTTCAGATGAAAATTCCAGTGAGTTGAAGCTTCCTTCTCCAGATtctgtttttaagtttaactccCGCGCCCTTTCTCAACCGTCTCCCTCAATTACCGCCAACCATGGACTCCAAGATTTGGATTTTTCTATTGCCAAACTCTTATCACAGAATATTTTCAATGATGTGGACTCCGTTTCCCAGTTTAGGCGGGGCCTGGAGGAAGCTAGCAAGTTTCTTCCTCCGGGACCTAACCTTGTGACTGGTCTAGGTTCAAACGGAGAACAAGCGTTCAATAAGTTTGGAGACACCTCGTATGGGTTGAGTGGGAAAAATCACAAGAGGGACGAGAGATACGCTatagaggaggaagaagaagaagaagggagaaGTAACAAGCAGACAGCACTTTCCCATGTCGATGAAAGTGACTTGTCTGATGCTTTCGATCGGGTGTTGCTTCATGAGGGAAACATGTGTAGCCAAATCAATTCTTTGCCAGGTGGAGCAGTGAAGGTTGATGAAGCAGATGGAGGGAAGAGTCGTTCAAGGAAAAAAGAGAGGAACAAGGAAACAGTTGATTTGAGGAATCTTTTGCTGATGTGCTCACAATCTGTGTATGCCAATGACAACAGGACGGCCAATGAATTGCTAAAGCAGATTAGGCAACACTCTTCTCCCTTTGGAGATGCATCACAGAGGTTGGCTCATTACTTTGCCAACGGCCTTGAGGCACGCTTGGTTGGGGATGGTACAGTTGCACAGGGCATGTATTCTTTTCTGACCTCTAAGAGGAGCTCTGCTGCTGAGTTTCTCAAGGCATACCAGGTTTTCCTTTCCGCTTCCCCTTTCAAGAAGTTTACATATTTCTTTGCGAATAAAATGATTATGAAAGCAGCTGCAAAGGCAGAAACCATCCATATTATTGATTTTGGCATCCTATATGGTTTCCACTGGCCAATTCTTATTAAGTTTTTATCAGATAGAGAAGGTGGTCCTCCCAAACTGAGGATCACAGGGATAGAGTTTCCCCAACCAGGCTTTCGTCCCTCTGAAAGGATTGAGGAGACGGGTCACCGTCTTGCTAACTATTGTAAGCGTTACAAGGTTCCCTTTGAATACCATGCCATAGCATCAAGGAACTGGGAAACTATTCAGGTGGAAGCCCTTAAAATTGAGAGCAATGAGTTTGTTGCTGTCAATTGTCATATGAGGTTTGAGAATTTACTGGATGAGTCTATTGAAGTGGACAGTCCTAGGAATGCAGTCTTGCATTTGATCAAGAAGAtaaatccaaatatttttaCTCAGTCCATCACTAATGGATCATATAATGCCCCCTTCTTTGCCACAAGATTTAGGGAGGCTTTGTTTCATTATTCTGCTATTTATGATATGTGTGACACTGTCATGCCTCGAGAAAACGAATGGAGGTTGATGATTGAGAGAGAGCTTTTGGGCCGGGAGGCTATGAATGTTATAGCATGCGAAGGTTCTGAGAGAATTGAAAGGCCTGAAACATACAAACAATGGCAGGCTAGGAATACAAGGGCTGGCTTCAAGCAGCTCCCACTGAATCCGGAATTGATGACCAAGTTTAGGACCAAGTTAAAGGAATGGTACCACAGAGATTTTGTCTTTGATGAAGATAACAATTGGATGCTTCAAGGTTGGAAGGGCCGCATTTTGTATGCTTCCACTTGTTGGGTGCCCGCATAA
- the LOC108319635 gene encoding telomere repeat-binding protein 5 isoform X1, which translates to MVLQNRIEYGFNGYQAPAMPRASRSVRRRAIFQRAEDKQKCSFDLLATVAGKLLQERENAAISSDTLSNKDQCRFVKDCHDANKPSKSELSDEGNCDKKSLNEFPHPSIDVHAKIASTVTSSSCIERFIAKKLVDGNSHIKMENVTSEVNLDSSGYPKESQFKIDGDTGKGKDGMHELEKIPIGSGIEMYSFGDTLDVNPPALISLGGSAKLSGYNDRIPCSLLSKGCDNVPVVSRDDDENSSGCTHPVNTKTKAFRPKNCIDDSGISKRLASNFQKVAQKPKYDTLSNRDGIWKKTYHNQRKCNKRQISQMNIPFKKRKLFNYKSVSNSSGFTRSGGIYYSPKNCSNPDACDSIPGMHRDPGIPSLEACQHQMSRRIGSHVKLRIKSFRVPELFIEVPETATIGSLKRTVMDAVTAVLGGELHIGVFLQGKKVRDDSKTLLQTGISHHNQFDALGFTLEPNSSQSLPIVCAAHSPCPGADVTPPVLRCPSSPVVIHQSIQGNSDTLPEHQVTSFGSQFESDNDSAPSPANTSVDKGMEDSKELVTVLEKGREELAMVSVPQKPRRSEMVQRRIRRPFSVDEVEALVQAVEKLGTGRWRDVKLCAFDNAKHRTYVDLKDKWKTLVHTARISPQQRRGEPVPQELLDRVLVAHAYWSHQQNKQQQKQHQETETVFSFNRKGQGLSSVSGHVDESVLVSDFCC; encoded by the exons ATGGTCCTACAGAACAGGATAGAGTACGGATTTAATGGCTACCAGGCTCCTGCCATGCCCCGAGCTTCTCGCTCAGTTAGG AGGAGGGCTATATTTCAAAGAGCGGAAGACAAGCAAAAGTGTTCATTTGACTTATTGGCCACCGTAGCTGGTAAACTATTACAAGAGAGAGAGAATGCAGCCATTTCTAGTGATACATTATCAAATAAGGATCAGTGTAGATTTGTCAAAGATTGCCATGATGCAAATAAACCATCCAAATCCGAGCTTTCTGACGAAGGAAATTGTGACAAAAAAAGTTTGAATGAATTCCCACATCCTTCAATTGATGTCCATGCAAAGATTGCTTCTACAGTAACAAGTTCTAGTTGCATAGAGAGGTTCATTGCAAAAAAATTGGTGGATGGAAATAGCCATATAAAAATGGAGAATGTTACTAGCGAAGTCAACTTAGATTCTTCGGGTTATCCAAAGGAAAGTCAGTTCAAGATAGATGGCGATACAGGTAAAGGAAAGGATGGGATGCATGAGTTGGAGAAGATACCCATTGGCAGTGGGATTGAGATGTACAGTTTTGGGGATACGCTGGATGTAAACCCTCCTGCGTTGATCAGTTTAGGTGGCAGTGCCAAATTGTCTGGGTATAATGATAGGATTCCCTGTAGCTTGTTGTCCAAAGGTTGTGACAATGTACCAGTAGTTAGTAGAGATGATGACGAAAACTCTTCTGGGTGTACTCACCCTGTTAATACTAAAACCAAGGCTTTTAGGCCGAAGAATTGTATAGATGATAGTGGAATAAGTAAAAGACTGGCTTCTAACTTTCAGAAAGTTGCTCAAAAGCCGAAGTATGACACACTTTCTAACCGTG ATGGAATTTGGAAGAAAACTTACCACAATCAGAGGAAGTGCAATAAACGCCAAATTTCTCAGATGAATATTCCTTTCAAAAAGAGGAagctttttaattataagtctGTCTCAAATTCTAGTGGATTTACCAGAAGTGGGGGAATTTATTATTCACCCAAGAATTGTAGTAATCCGGATGCTTGTGACTCAATTCCCGGGATGCACAGAG ACCCTGGAATTCCATCCTTGGAAGCATGTCAACACCAGATGTCTCGACGAATAGGTTCTCATG TGAAGCTTAGGATCAAGTCATTTAGAGTGCCAGAGCTTTTTATAGAGGTTCCAGAAACTGCAACAATTGGGTCCTTGAAG AGGACAGTAATGGATGCAGTGACTGCTGTACTCGGAGGTGAATTGCATATTGGTGTTTTTCTCCAGGGAAAGAAAGTTAGGGATGATAGTAAAACACTACTTCAAACTGGAATTTCTCATCATAACCAGTTTGATGCTTTGGGTTTCACCTTGGAGCCTAATTCTTCACAAAGCCTACCGATTGTATGTGCTGCACATTCTCCCTGTCCCGGTGCTGACGTAACTCCGCCTGTATTAAG GTGTCCCTCTAGTCCAGTTGTAATTCATCAGAGCATTCAAGGCAATTCTGACACGTTACCTGAGCATCAAGTAACAAGTTTTGGTAGCCAATTTGAAAGTGATAATGATTCGGCACCTTCTCCTGCTAACACTTCTGTTGACAAAGGTATGGAAGATTCCAAAGAATTGGTTACTGTTCTTGAAAAGGGTAGGGAGGAACTAGCTATGGTATCTGTACCCCAGAAGCCAAGGCGATCAGAAATGGTACAGCGCCGAATCCGTAGGCCTTTCTCTGTAGATGAAGTAGAAGCACTGGTTCAAGCAGTTGAAAAACTAGGAACCGGAAG GTGGCGTGATGTTAAGCTTTGTGCTTTCGATAATGCTAAGCATCGGACATAtgtggatttgaag GATAAATGGAAAACACTAGTGCACACGGCCAGAATATCCCCACAGCAAAGAAGGGGTGAACCTGTTCCCCAAGAACTTTTGGACAGGGTTCTAGTGGCCCACGCATATTGGTCCCATCAGCAGAATAAGCAGCAGCAGAAGCAGCATCAGGAAACTGAAACCGTCTTCTCCTTCAATCGTAAGGGGCAAGGGTTGTCATCAGTCAGTGGCCATGTGGATGAGAGTGTTTTGGTTTCTGACTTTTGTTGTTAG